In a genomic window of Rhodothermaceae bacterium:
- a CDS encoding GMC family oxidoreductase produces the protein MNFQSKEQFDAIVVGSGMSGGFAMMELCRLGLKTLVLERGRLVRHIEDYITEHKHSWELPHRGRVPPATAREHYPIQRKTYVFSESTRHFFMRDSEHPYVQEEPYTWIQANVVGGRSLMWARQSYRLSPMDFLANLEDGNGVDWPIRYEDLAPWYDHVERTIGVSGQAEGLPHLPDGIFQKPMEMNVVERMLKTRIEAHFPERMVTIGRTATLTEALGNRLACHYCGPCERGCSTSSYYSTVSVALPKAQATGNLTLQPDSLVCQVNYDETTGRATGVDAIDQKTGERRTFNARVIFLCASSMNTARIMLLSRSRSFPNGIANTSGVLGHYLMDHHYHVGANAVFEGYEDRYYQGNRPNGIYIPRFRNLGPQTHHPAFVRGYGFQGSASRQGWGRGHSMTGFGAEFKHRLRRPGNWSAGLSGFGETLPRYDNYCELDAIKRDQWGLPVLRFHVTRDDNDRAMRKDMMETAAEMLEASGAKEVTPYDTWQDAPGLGNHEMGAARMGRDPETSVLNAYNQCHDVPNLFVTDGACMTSSACQNPSLTYMALTARACDYAVRQLKKGLL, from the coding sequence ATGAATTTTCAATCGAAAGAGCAGTTTGATGCGATCGTAGTTGGTTCTGGGATGTCGGGTGGGTTCGCCATGATGGAGCTTTGCCGACTCGGTCTAAAGACACTGGTTTTGGAACGGGGGCGACTCGTCAGGCACATCGAGGATTATATCACGGAGCATAAACATTCATGGGAATTACCGCACCGGGGCAGAGTACCCCCGGCTACGGCTCGCGAACACTACCCGATACAACGCAAAACCTACGTGTTTTCCGAGAGTACGCGCCATTTTTTTATGCGTGATTCGGAACATCCTTATGTTCAAGAGGAACCCTATACATGGATTCAGGCGAATGTAGTCGGCGGCCGATCCTTAATGTGGGCACGGCAGAGCTATCGACTCAGCCCTATGGATTTTCTGGCAAATCTTGAGGATGGAAATGGGGTTGATTGGCCGATACGGTATGAAGACTTGGCACCATGGTATGATCATGTGGAGAGAACGATTGGTGTGAGCGGGCAGGCAGAAGGGTTGCCTCATTTACCGGATGGGATTTTTCAGAAACCTATGGAGATGAATGTGGTGGAGCGGATGCTGAAAACACGTATAGAGGCGCACTTCCCGGAACGCATGGTTACTATCGGAAGAACAGCTACTCTCACGGAAGCTTTAGGAAATCGTCTGGCCTGTCATTATTGTGGTCCATGTGAACGAGGTTGCTCCACCAGTTCCTACTACAGTACGGTGAGCGTTGCACTCCCTAAAGCACAGGCGACTGGGAACCTCACGCTCCAACCCGACAGTTTGGTATGTCAGGTGAATTATGATGAAACGACTGGTCGGGCTACGGGCGTAGATGCAATCGATCAAAAGACTGGAGAGCGGAGGACATTCAATGCACGTGTGATCTTTTTATGTGCATCCTCAATGAATACGGCACGCATTATGTTGCTTTCCAGAAGTCGCAGTTTCCCCAATGGGATTGCAAATACCAGTGGAGTCTTGGGGCATTACCTCATGGATCATCATTATCATGTCGGGGCGAATGCGGTATTTGAAGGATATGAGGACCGATATTATCAGGGCAATCGCCCCAATGGAATCTACATCCCAAGGTTTCGGAACTTGGGGCCTCAGACGCATCATCCTGCATTTGTGCGCGGATACGGATTCCAGGGTTCAGCGAGCCGACAGGGGTGGGGGCGCGGTCATAGTATGACTGGTTTTGGAGCGGAATTCAAGCATCGGCTTCGCAGACCAGGGAATTGGAGTGCGGGATTGAGTGGATTTGGTGAAACCCTGCCACGCTATGATAACTATTGTGAGTTGGATGCAATCAAGCGAGATCAATGGGGGCTGCCTGTACTCCGGTTCCACGTAACCCGGGATGACAATGATCGAGCAATGCGTAAGGATATGATGGAGACAGCTGCAGAGATGCTGGAAGCCAGTGGAGCCAAAGAGGTCACTCCCTACGACACATGGCAGGATGCACCGGGTCTCGGGAATCACGAAATGGGAGCCGCCCGAATGGGGCGCGACCCCGAAACCAGTGTACTGAATGCATACAATCAGTGTCACGATGTCCCTAACCTGTTTGTGACCGACGGTGCATGTATGACATCCTCAGCCTGCCAAAACCCTTCGCTTACCTATATGGCCCTGACTGCGCGTGCCTGTGATTATGCGGTAAGGCAGCTGAAAAAGGGGCTGTTGTAA